Proteins co-encoded in one bacterium genomic window:
- a CDS encoding L28 family ribosomal protein, translating into MRQCEMCGKGSRMGGTRVLLRGHYNPTNKTRKHPNLQQTRNTEGLRVLACTSCIRTMAKNTKAKVAAPVAVVAAK; encoded by the coding sequence ATGAGACAGTGTGAAATGTGCGGGAAGGGGTCGCGGATGGGAGGCACGAGAGTCCTCTTGCGCGGTCACTACAACCCGACCAACAAAACAAGAAAGCATCCGAATTTGCAGCAAACCCGTAATACCGAAGGGTTGCGTGTTTTGGCGTGCACGTCATGCATCCGCACGATGGCAAAGAACACGAAAGCGAAAGTTGCAGCGCCTGTGGCTGTTGTTGCGGCGAAGTAA
- a CDS encoding phosphatase PAP2 family protein, producing the protein MTIDRTAAALARSNVNGQMSNVAMPLDLTLFRFLNSLAGASKLLDFIVVFFATYAPYLVALTIGAMVLCERDWRKRAYDVAVVALSLLFARGLVTEIIRFFYNRPRPFVALTDVVTLIAKNPAEPAFPSGHATFFFAFVAAYYLLGKHRGWGHVLLATTILMAIARVIAGVHYPLDVLFGAAIGVGSAYAAKAMLPRPRSAVPETGQSQ; encoded by the coding sequence GTGACAATTGACAGAACGGCGGCCGCGCTCGCCCGGTCAAATGTCAATGGTCAAATGTCAAATGTTGCCATGCCCCTTGACCTCACTCTTTTCCGCTTCTTGAACTCTCTCGCCGGAGCGAGCAAGCTTCTTGACTTCATCGTCGTATTTTTTGCCACATACGCGCCCTATCTCGTCGCGTTAACTATCGGGGCAATGGTGCTATGTGAGCGCGACTGGAGAAAGCGCGCGTATGACGTTGCCGTCGTAGCGCTTTCGCTGCTCTTCGCGCGCGGACTCGTGACGGAAATCATACGGTTTTTTTATAACCGCCCGCGTCCATTTGTCGCATTAACGGATGTTGTGACGCTTATTGCTAAAAATCCGGCCGAGCCGGCGTTTCCCTCCGGTCACGCGACGTTCTTTTTTGCATTTGTCGCTGCCTACTACTTGTTGGGCAAACACCGCGGTTGGGGGCATGTACTGCTTGCGACAACGATTCTCATGGCAATCGCGCGGGTGATTGCGGGCGTGCATTACCCACTGGATGTCCTCTTCGGAGCAGCGATCGGCGTCGGGAGTGCATACGCCGCGAAGGCAATGCTGCCTCGCCCGCGGAGCGCCGTGCCGGAAACCGGTCAATCGCAATAA
- the rpsR gene encoding 30S ribosomal protein S18, giving the protein MNNCFFCSQNYEEIDYKDATLLRRFTSGQAKVIDPRYTRTCAKHQRQLSNAIKRARILALLPFVRR; this is encoded by the coding sequence ATGAATAACTGTTTTTTCTGCTCGCAAAACTACGAAGAGATTGATTACAAAGACGCGACGCTCTTGCGCCGTTTTACGTCCGGTCAGGCAAAGGTGATTGACCCGCGCTACACGCGCACCTGCGCGAAACATCAGCGTCAGCTTTCCAACGCCATCAAACGCGCGCGCATTTTGGCGCTGCTGCCGTTTGTTAGGAGATAA